In one Oscillospiraceae bacterium genomic region, the following are encoded:
- a CDS encoding ABC transporter, which produces MIELKHIRFQYENSAAGTLDDLSLTIPRGQCVLLCGESGCGKTTLTRLLNGLIPHFYEGALTGQVLVNGMEVSQAELYETARQVGSVFQNPRSQFFCVDATSELAFGCENLGMPEQEIRRRMARAAEEFHMEDLLGRSIFELSGGEKQKVACAGVSAMEPEVFVLDEPTSNLDMDAIQTLRQVLRLWKAQGKAIVIAEHRLSWLRDLCDRAVYLRQGKVELDMPIEDLFALPREQTARLGLRSLTAAEPEFPLEERFPEVMELQGFCFSYQGRAALQIPALTLPVGAVVAVVGHNGAGKSTLARCMCGLERRFRGTVAIRGRTLGRRQLLKACYMVMQDVNHQLFCETVEEEARLGMEAERAPELPAVLEGLDLSMVLDRHPMSLSGGQKQRVAIASALLAGKDILFFDEPTSGLDFRHMKQAAALLSSLRGQKTTLVITHDPELIARCCTHVLRLEQGRAAEFYPLTAEHSGKFQTFFQLQNDPHQEVCSH; this is translated from the coding sequence ATGATCGAGCTGAAGCACATCCGCTTTCAATATGAAAACAGCGCGGCCGGGACGCTGGATGACCTGTCCCTCACCATCCCCCGCGGTCAGTGCGTGCTGCTGTGCGGAGAGTCCGGCTGCGGGAAGACCACCCTCACCCGGCTCCTCAACGGCCTGATCCCCCATTTTTATGAGGGGGCCCTCACCGGGCAGGTGCTGGTGAACGGCATGGAGGTCTCCCAGGCGGAGCTGTACGAGACGGCCCGCCAAGTAGGCAGCGTCTTTCAAAACCCCCGCAGTCAGTTCTTCTGTGTGGACGCCACCAGTGAGCTGGCCTTTGGCTGTGAGAACCTGGGGATGCCGGAGCAGGAGATCCGGCGCCGTATGGCCCGGGCGGCGGAGGAATTTCATATGGAGGACCTGCTGGGGCGGAGCATCTTCGAGCTCTCCGGCGGCGAAAAGCAAAAGGTGGCCTGCGCCGGCGTCTCCGCCATGGAGCCGGAGGTCTTTGTGCTGGATGAACCCACCTCCAACCTGGATATGGACGCCATCCAGACGCTGCGGCAGGTCCTGCGCCTGTGGAAGGCCCAGGGAAAGGCCATCGTCATCGCGGAGCACCGGCTCTCCTGGCTGCGGGACCTCTGCGACCGGGCCGTCTACCTGCGCCAGGGTAAGGTGGAGCTGGATATGCCCATCGAGGACCTGTTTGCCCTCCCCCGGGAGCAGACGGCCCGGCTGGGCCTGCGGAGCCTGACGGCGGCGGAGCCGGAATTTCCGCTGGAAGAGAGGTTCCCGGAGGTCATGGAACTGCAGGGATTCTGCTTCTCGTACCAGGGGCGGGCGGCTTTGCAGATCCCCGCCCTCACCCTGCCCGTGGGGGCCGTGGTGGCGGTCGTCGGGCACAACGGCGCGGGAAAGTCCACCCTCGCCCGCTGCATGTGCGGGCTGGAGCGGCGCTTCCGGGGCACGGTTGCCATACGGGGCCGGACGCTGGGCCGGCGGCAGCTTCTCAAGGCCTGTTATATGGTCATGCAGGACGTCAACCACCAGCTCTTCTGCGAGACGGTGGAGGAGGAGGCCCGGCTGGGCATGGAGGCTGAGCGCGCACCGGAGCTGCCCGCCGTGTTGGAGGGCCTGGATCTCTCCATGGTCCTCGACCGCCATCCCATGTCCCTCTCCGGCGGGCAGAAGCAGCGGGTGGCCATCGCCTCGGCGCTGCTGGCGGGCAAGGATATCCTGTTCTTTGACGAGCCCACCAGCGGCCTGGATTTTCGCCACATGAAGCAGGCGGCGGCGCTGCTCTCCTCTTTGCGGGGGCAAAAGACCACCCTCGTCATCACCCACGACCCGGAGCTGATCGCCCGCTGCTGTACCCATGTGCTCCGCCTGGAGCAGGGACGTGCGGCGGAGTTTTACCCGCTGACGGCGGAGCACAGCGGGAAGTTTCAAACCTTTTTCCAGCTTCAAAACGATCCGCATCAGGAGGTGTGTTCTCATTGA
- a CDS encoding ABC transporter ATP-binding protein, whose product MLDYLRHRFALSERGARDLVRAFGVCTLYDLSLMLPVCLLYFFVSDLLSGGVPAGRGGWYLGGCLVCLLLIGLATYAQYNATYLSTYVESGVRRITLAERLRKLPLSFFGKKDLSDLTSTIMADCAKLETATSHWIAELAGAILSTVLVAVNLFFFDWRMALAALWVLPVAFAITAGSSGVQLALNKKQTAAMMACADGIQECLESVRDLKANNAEEAYLNGLDRKIKAVEKRAIRSELGTAVFVVSAQLILKLGIATVALVGGLLLVDGTLSVLTFFMFLLLVSRLYDPMQLALQNLAAILSTNVQCQRMDEILSHPVQTGAERLTNQGCDIVFDHVSFAYNKDEPVLRDVSFTARQGEVTALIGPSGGGKTTVSRLAARFWDLDGGTITVGGMDVSKTDPEALMGLYSIVFQDVTLFNNSVMENIRVGRKDAADQEVVAAAKLAHCDEFIRRLPRGYDTFIGENGSQLSGGERQRISIARAFLKDAPIILLDEATASLDVENETLIQEALSRLIARKTVLIIAHRMRTVSGADKIVVLSGGQVVQSGPPEQLAKQEGLYRHMLELQRQSGAWKM is encoded by the coding sequence ATGCTTGATTATCTGCGTCATCGCTTCGCGCTCTCAGAGCGGGGCGCGCGGGACCTGGTACGGGCCTTTGGCGTGTGTACGCTGTACGACCTCTCCCTGATGCTCCCCGTGTGCCTGCTGTACTTTTTCGTCTCCGACCTTCTCTCCGGCGGCGTACCGGCGGGCAGGGGCGGGTGGTATTTAGGCGGCTGTCTGGTGTGCCTGCTCCTCATCGGCCTTGCCACCTACGCCCAGTATAACGCCACCTACCTCTCCACTTATGTGGAGAGCGGCGTGCGCCGGATCACCCTGGCCGAGCGGCTGCGCAAGCTCCCCCTGTCCTTCTTTGGCAAAAAGGACCTCTCCGATCTCACCAGCACCATTATGGCCGACTGCGCCAAGCTGGAGACCGCGACCTCCCACTGGATCGCCGAGCTTGCGGGGGCCATTTTGTCCACCGTGCTGGTGGCCGTGAACCTCTTTTTCTTCGACTGGCGCATGGCGCTGGCCGCATTATGGGTGCTGCCGGTGGCCTTCGCCATCACCGCCGGCTCCTCCGGGGTGCAGCTGGCTCTGAATAAAAAGCAGACGGCGGCCATGATGGCCTGCGCCGACGGCATCCAGGAGTGCCTGGAATCCGTCCGGGACCTGAAGGCCAATAACGCCGAGGAGGCTTACCTGAATGGGCTGGACAGGAAGATTAAGGCCGTGGAGAAGCGGGCTATCCGATCCGAGCTGGGTACTGCGGTGTTCGTGGTCTCCGCCCAGCTGATTTTAAAGCTGGGCATCGCCACGGTGGCGCTGGTGGGCGGACTGCTGCTGGTGGACGGGACGCTGAGCGTGCTCACCTTCTTTATGTTCCTTCTGCTGGTATCCCGGCTGTACGACCCCATGCAGCTGGCGCTGCAAAACCTGGCGGCCATCCTCTCCACCAACGTCCAATGCCAGCGGATGGACGAGATTCTCTCCCACCCGGTACAGACCGGGGCGGAGCGGCTCACCAATCAGGGGTGTGACATTGTCTTTGACCATGTGAGCTTTGCCTACAACAAAGACGAGCCGGTCCTTCGGGACGTGTCCTTCACCGCGAGGCAGGGGGAGGTGACGGCCCTCATCGGCCCCTCCGGCGGGGGTAAGACCACCGTGTCCCGGCTGGCCGCCCGTTTCTGGGACCTGGACGGCGGAACAATCACGGTGGGCGGCATGGACGTCTCCAAGACCGACCCGGAGGCGCTGATGGGGCTGTACTCCATCGTGTTCCAGGATGTGACTCTGTTCAATAACTCCGTGATGGAAAATATCCGCGTGGGCAGGAAGGACGCCGCCGACCAGGAGGTCGTCGCGGCGGCAAAGCTGGCCCACTGCGACGAGTTTATCCGGCGTCTGCCCCGGGGATACGACACCTTCATCGGGGAAAACGGCTCCCAGCTCTCCGGCGGCGAGCGCCAGCGCATCTCCATTGCCCGGGCCTTTTTGAAGGACGCGCCCATCATCCTGCTGGACGAGGCCACCGCCTCCCTGGACGTAGAAAACGAGACGCTGATCCAGGAGGCCCTCTCCCGGCTGATTGCCCGCAAGACCGTCCTCATCATCGCCCACCGGATGCGCACCGTCTCCGGTGCGGACAAGATCGTGGTGCTCTCCGGCGGACAGGTGGTGCAGTCCGGCCCGCCAGAACAGCTCGCCAAGCAGGAGGGCCTTTACCGCCATATGCTGGAGCTTCAGCGGCAGAGCGGCGCGTGGAAAATGTAA
- a CDS encoding ABC transporter ATP-binding protein, with protein sequence MKKQSDLSKLLAYAGPFRVLTVASRVLSALSALLALAPFVCIWRIIAEVLAVRPQFENAVGLARNGWLAVALAAASMLVYIAALMCSHIAAFRVQANIRSTAMHHIVTLPLGFMDAIGSGKLRKIVDESSAATETYLAHQLPDMSGAYTTPVGLLALLLVFDWRLGLLSLIPVAAAFAIMASMTGKGMRRKMGEYQNALEQMSNEAVEYVRGIPVVKTFGQSVFSFKRFKAAIDNYETWVISYTKDLRLPMVFYTVAINAVFAVLIAAGLVLTADGVTDTMLLNLLFYIIITPIISVTLTKIMFSSENKMVVADALERIEGVMAMKPLPESGHPKRPGDNSVVLDHVSFRYPGAAEHALSGVSLAIRPGEHVAFVGPSGGGKTTLASLIARFWDVTEGSVTIGGVDVREIGKQARMDTVSFVFQDARLLKTSIYENVRMAKPSASRAEVEQALRAAQCGDILEKLPQGMDTVVGADGVYLSGGEQQRIAIARVMLKNAPILILDEATAFADPDNETRVQAAFTALSKGKTVIMIAHRLSTVTDADRIFVVKDGAVEECGKHGELLERDGLYARLWAEYNRSAAWKVGASHA encoded by the coding sequence TTGAAAAAGCAATCCGATCTATCCAAGCTGCTGGCCTACGCGGGCCCGTTCCGGGTCTTGACCGTGGCGTCCCGGGTGCTGTCGGCCCTCAGCGCCCTGCTGGCCCTGGCCCCCTTTGTCTGCATTTGGCGCATCATCGCCGAGGTGCTGGCGGTCCGGCCCCAGTTTGAAAACGCCGTGGGTCTGGCCCGCAACGGCTGGCTGGCGGTGGCCCTGGCGGCGGCGTCCATGCTGGTGTATATCGCCGCGCTGATGTGCTCCCACATCGCGGCCTTCCGGGTGCAGGCCAACATCCGCTCCACCGCCATGCACCATATCGTGACCCTGCCCCTGGGCTTTATGGACGCCATCGGCAGCGGCAAGCTGCGCAAGATCGTGGACGAGTCCAGCGCCGCCACGGAGACCTATCTGGCCCACCAGCTGCCGGATATGTCCGGCGCCTACACGACCCCCGTGGGCCTGCTGGCCCTGCTGCTGGTCTTTGACTGGCGGCTGGGGCTGCTGTCCCTCATCCCGGTGGCGGCGGCCTTTGCCATCATGGCCTCCATGACCGGGAAGGGGATGCGCAGGAAGATGGGGGAGTACCAGAACGCTCTGGAGCAGATGTCCAACGAGGCGGTGGAGTATGTCCGAGGCATCCCGGTGGTCAAGACCTTCGGCCAGTCGGTCTTTTCCTTCAAGCGGTTCAAGGCCGCCATCGACAACTATGAGACCTGGGTCATCTCCTACACCAAGGACCTGCGCCTGCCCATGGTGTTCTATACCGTTGCCATCAACGCGGTGTTCGCCGTCCTCATCGCCGCGGGGCTTGTGCTGACGGCGGACGGAGTCACGGACACGATGCTGCTCAACCTGCTTTTTTACATCATCATCACCCCCATCATCAGCGTTACACTGACCAAGATCATGTTCTCCAGCGAGAACAAAATGGTCGTGGCCGACGCGCTGGAGCGCATCGAGGGCGTGATGGCCATGAAGCCCCTGCCCGAGTCCGGCCATCCAAAGCGGCCCGGCGACAATTCCGTCGTACTGGATCACGTCTCCTTCCGCTATCCCGGCGCGGCGGAGCACGCCCTCAGCGGCGTGAGCCTGGCGATCCGGCCCGGCGAGCATGTCGCCTTCGTCGGCCCCTCCGGTGGAGGCAAGACCACGTTGGCCTCCCTCATAGCCCGGTTCTGGGACGTGACGGAGGGGAGCGTCACCATCGGCGGCGTGGATGTGCGGGAGATCGGCAAGCAGGCGCGGATGGATACGGTGTCCTTCGTATTTCAGGACGCGCGGCTGCTCAAGACCAGCATATATGAAAATGTCCGCATGGCGAAACCCTCCGCCTCCCGGGCGGAGGTGGAACAGGCGCTCCGCGCCGCCCAGTGCGGCGATATTCTGGAAAAGCTCCCTCAGGGCATGGATACCGTGGTGGGAGCGGACGGGGTCTATCTCTCCGGCGGGGAACAGCAGCGCATCGCCATCGCCCGGGTCATGCTGAAAAACGCCCCCATCCTGATCCTGGACGAGGCCACCGCCTTTGCCGACCCCGACAACGAGACCCGGGTGCAGGCGGCCTTTACCGCCCTCTCCAAGGGAAAGACGGTCATCATGATCGCCCACCGCCTCTCCACCGTCACCGACGCGGACCGCATCTTTGTGGTCAAGGACGGCGCCGTCGAGGAGTGCGGCAAGCACGGGGAGCTGCTGGAGCGGGACGGGCTGTACGCCCGGCTCTGGGCGGAATACAACCGGAGCGCCGCATGGAAGGTGGGTGCGAGTCATGCTTGA
- a CDS encoding acetyltransferase: MEWILETGRLGLRRLTPGDRADLCEILQDAGTMYAYEHAFSEREVDDWLSRQLERYERDGYGLWAVIRREDGAFVGQAGLTAQDWDGRRVPEIGYLLKRRYWHMGYAAEAAAGCAAYAFDVLGLEVVYSIIRENNAPSKAVAERNGLRVVGHLLKHYYNMDMPHDVYALTREAYRAQARAHREGED, from the coding sequence GTGGAGTGGATTTTGGAGACGGGGCGCCTGGGGCTGCGGCGGCTGACGCCGGGCGACCGGGCCGACCTGTGTGAAATTTTACAGGACGCCGGGACCATGTACGCCTACGAGCACGCCTTTTCTGAGCGCGAGGTGGACGACTGGCTCTCCCGGCAGCTGGAGCGCTACGAGCGGGACGGCTACGGCCTGTGGGCCGTAATCCGCAGGGAGGACGGAGCCTTCGTGGGCCAGGCGGGCCTGACGGCGCAGGACTGGGACGGGCGGCGCGTGCCCGAGATCGGCTACCTGCTCAAGCGGCGGTACTGGCACATGGGGTACGCCGCCGAAGCCGCGGCGGGCTGCGCGGCCTACGCCTTTGACGTGCTGGGGCTGGAGGTGGTATACTCCATCATCCGGGAGAACAACGCCCCGTCCAAAGCGGTGGCGGAGCGCAACGGGCTGCGGGTTGTGGGGCATCTGCTCAAGCACTACTACAATATGGACATGCCCCACGACGTGTACGCTCTGACCCGGGAGGCGTACCGGGCACAGGCGCGCGCGCACCGGGAGGGGGAGGACTGA
- a CDS encoding nucleoid-associated protein has product MAKGFGRPGMGGMGGGINMNMIKQAQKMQADMQKMQAELETKEYTAAAGGGVVSATVNGKRELLRLAIDPEAVDPEDVEMLQDTIVAAVNEAIRAAEGDAAANMQQLTGGLNLPF; this is encoded by the coding sequence ATGGCGAAGGGATTCGGACGCCCCGGTATGGGCGGCATGGGCGGCGGCATCAACATGAACATGATCAAGCAGGCCCAGAAGATGCAGGCCGACATGCAGAAGATGCAGGCCGAGCTGGAGACCAAGGAGTACACCGCGGCGGCGGGCGGCGGGGTGGTCTCGGCCACCGTGAACGGCAAGCGGGAGCTGCTGCGCCTGGCCATCGACCCGGAGGCGGTGGACCCGGAGGACGTGGAGATGCTCCAGGACACCATCGTGGCCGCGGTGAACGAGGCCATCCGGGCCGCCGAGGGCGACGCGGCGGCGAACATGCAGCAGCTCACCGGCGGGCTCAACCTGCCGTTTTGA